One window of Pseudomonas sp. ML2-2023-3 genomic DNA carries:
- the mnxG gene encoding manganese-oxidizing multicopper oxidase MnxG — MNGIPHAHHLLNLLLLVTPLIGIETAQAAARCERNLVANIVALDQPLMFNRLGAQNVNGMMFALRRDVVDDHDQPLNMGGAAVPGKVSLRPDKRPRPLVLRVAAGDCLTINLQNLLAYQANPGSPEDGDEGEVEGEVEVEAGNNNFKVDEQVADRHVGFQVNGLQAVNSIDDISSYTGRNANTLVAPGATRTYMLYAEREGAFAASSRGATFGGEGDAGNVANGLFGEVVVMPKGGRNYRNTVTEEEMRLASSGRTPTGQPIVDYQARYPQREPWIREGKAGTPIINMVDGNEIISSESDAIVMGSNADGSFPPATYPLESIGKRNPALPNRLEPFRDFASQFQDETAVTQAFPAYWADPVMAHVLEPTRDSFMINYGSGGMGAEVVANRLGVGPMHDCLSCAYEEFFLSSHTVGDVAMLVDVPANVGLENIRPGEVPRAEQVGVKASMALYPSEPSNVNHSYIGDFVKFRNTHNGHEQHIFHLHGHQWLFNPNDDNSDYVDAQGIGPGAGYTYEIANGGSGNRNRVAGDAIYHCHFYPHFAQGMWAMWRVHDVFEEGTRLEVSQQGSDGYHTKPFALRSGKPAAGARALPDGEIVAGTPIPAVVPLPGKAMAPMPGKVAVVPRISETLVAAGDDDDDDYGVHRSGGAQAIGSLALVDRSEANRNADGSLKNPGYPFWIGGMESSVGQRPPTPPLDMLDAGKAQTLKNSGKALWANLDPAQSGGWDGGLGRHSLAGFSAGGKAHTVTTSLDFSKEVTRAKPIYMPEEGTEVEQAAMAFHAKKDHPSFALLPGKQVVARNFRTNGALPIAGAPYYEPCMDDRQKRLTSAAGTGEFNSGERMDGMSFTGSSTFTADRPRIYKAANIQFDAVYNKVGYHFPQARILALWEDAWPVITKQRPPEPLVMRMNTFDCVQYQQTNLVPATYEMDDYQVRTPTDVIGQHIHLPKWDLTAADGSANGWNYEDGVLSPGAVQERIHAIRTFNQCTGADVRDGTPACPKAKNHPYFGQFGRADWVGARTAMQRWFVDPVVNIKGIDRGLGTIFTHDHLGPSTHQQIGLYATVLAEPAGSTWFHAETGEPLYSGARQDGGPTSWQAVVSTGDLDGDGKNDSFREFFLEYSDFQHAYEAGVYVGAGPNGVPNPQAFPATADSFRYAINPPVRSNASSLLEGIVEVQGGRVAGCPTRPCPQAISVDDPGMFVINYRNEPLALRVYDPNKVGPDGKRGMQADGLGGDLSYALQSRTDRAIPAMNLAPNLITSATGPTGGTTLFPPHINRGGAEPGDPFTPMLRTYTGDNVRLRVHAGGHEEEHNVTLHGVKWLQSGSGFGSSSNSGWRASQMIGISEQMGFIAPISMLSSSAATTGDYLYSMDASIEGYWSGIWGVMRNYTAQRTDLFALPNNPKPAGMRNTVAFDGSCPRISANPNGIGTRPTVQRNYEVVAALANDILGNPLGLTLGDPAGIGQHVGGPLKPAGGTLVYNSRPVSIPRVTVTDPEDGVTMTIGGQSGPLHDPTAILYVRKADLDPVSGKLKPGVPVEPLVLRATAGDCINITLENRLPSVMPDLTQTAVMQGVVKRDRNGSDGSSTFSNNLMRPSSHVGLHAQLLAYDITKSDGANVGANPVQTVAPRAGNSGAYPTRTYQYYAGHLEREGKPITQLGRSVDNINATAVEFGGLNFTPSDVIKQPQKGLGGAMSILPVGATWVDDIRKVNASVTAPGQAVYRDFAMVWQKALNIRWAGGRPVEGIAAEGLGVPTDPQDNSSMAINYKAEPLWYRFGLAPDAPFGHAEGGGYADVPNAHMAYSNALVGGDPQTPVLYVKPGQPFRTHILMPTGGSRGSTFQLDGHVWSVNPFQSEKSDTGGYPMGTPGVGSVRFGLNPMSMYIGAHESVLPAAHFSFMHPSAGGINAIPGDYLFRDYAAYGNTAGLWGLLRVSNELEPAPTP, encoded by the coding sequence ATGAACGGCATTCCCCACGCTCATCACTTGTTAAACCTGCTGTTACTGGTCACGCCGCTGATCGGCATTGAAACGGCCCAGGCGGCAGCACGTTGTGAACGCAATCTGGTCGCCAATATCGTCGCACTGGACCAGCCGCTGATGTTCAACCGCCTGGGTGCGCAGAACGTCAACGGCATGATGTTCGCCCTGCGCCGTGATGTGGTTGATGACCATGACCAGCCACTGAACATGGGCGGGGCGGCAGTTCCGGGCAAGGTCTCGCTGCGACCCGACAAGCGCCCGCGTCCGCTGGTGTTGCGGGTTGCCGCCGGTGACTGCCTGACCATCAACTTGCAGAACCTGCTGGCTTACCAGGCCAACCCCGGCAGCCCGGAAGACGGGGACGAGGGCGAGGTAGAAGGCGAAGTTGAAGTCGAAGCCGGCAACAACAACTTCAAGGTTGACGAACAAGTCGCTGACCGCCATGTGGGGTTCCAGGTCAACGGCCTGCAAGCGGTCAACAGTATCGACGATATTTCCTCCTACACCGGACGCAACGCCAATACCCTGGTTGCCCCCGGAGCGACCCGCACCTACATGCTGTATGCCGAGCGCGAAGGCGCATTCGCCGCCAGCAGCCGTGGCGCCACATTCGGTGGTGAAGGGGATGCAGGCAACGTGGCCAACGGTCTGTTCGGGGAAGTGGTGGTGATGCCCAAGGGCGGTCGCAACTATCGCAATACCGTGACGGAAGAAGAAATGCGCCTGGCCTCCAGCGGGCGCACGCCGACTGGCCAGCCGATTGTCGATTACCAGGCCCGCTACCCGCAGCGCGAACCCTGGATCCGTGAAGGCAAGGCGGGTACGCCGATCATCAACATGGTCGATGGCAATGAAATCATCTCCAGCGAAAGCGATGCGATCGTGATGGGCAGCAATGCCGACGGCAGTTTCCCGCCTGCGACCTATCCCCTGGAGTCCATTGGCAAACGCAATCCGGCGTTGCCCAACCGTCTCGAACCCTTCCGTGACTTTGCCTCGCAGTTCCAGGACGAAACCGCTGTCACCCAAGCCTTTCCGGCATATTGGGCAGACCCGGTCATGGCCCACGTACTTGAGCCAACCCGGGACTCGTTCATGATCAACTATGGCTCTGGCGGCATGGGGGCCGAAGTGGTCGCCAACCGGCTCGGGGTCGGGCCGATGCACGACTGCCTGTCTTGCGCGTACGAAGAGTTTTTCCTGAGTTCGCACACCGTCGGCGACGTGGCGATGCTGGTGGACGTACCGGCCAACGTCGGGCTGGAGAACATCCGTCCCGGCGAAGTGCCCCGTGCCGAGCAAGTCGGGGTCAAGGCGAGCATGGCGCTGTACCCCTCCGAGCCGTCCAACGTCAACCACAGCTACATCGGTGACTTCGTCAAGTTTCGCAATACCCACAACGGGCATGAGCAACACATCTTCCACTTGCATGGCCATCAATGGCTGTTCAACCCCAACGATGACAACTCCGACTATGTAGACGCCCAGGGGATTGGCCCGGGCGCCGGTTACACCTACGAAATTGCCAACGGTGGCTCGGGCAACCGCAACCGTGTTGCCGGTGATGCAATCTATCACTGCCATTTCTACCCGCACTTTGCCCAGGGCATGTGGGCCATGTGGCGGGTGCACGATGTGTTCGAAGAAGGCACCCGGCTGGAAGTGTCACAACAGGGCAGCGACGGTTATCACACCAAGCCTTTTGCCTTGCGCAGCGGCAAACCCGCAGCCGGTGCCCGTGCATTGCCCGATGGAGAGATCGTGGCGGGTACCCCGATTCCTGCCGTGGTGCCGTTGCCCGGCAAGGCCATGGCGCCGATGCCAGGCAAAGTGGCTGTGGTACCCAGAATCAGCGAGACCCTGGTCGCTGCCGGGGACGATGACGATGATGACTACGGCGTGCATCGCAGTGGCGGCGCCCAGGCCATTGGTTCTCTGGCCCTGGTGGATCGCAGTGAAGCCAACCGCAATGCTGACGGCAGCCTGAAAAACCCCGGCTATCCGTTCTGGATCGGCGGCATGGAAAGCTCGGTCGGCCAACGCCCACCGACCCCGCCACTGGACATGCTCGATGCGGGCAAGGCCCAGACACTGAAAAACAGCGGCAAGGCGTTGTGGGCCAACCTCGACCCGGCTCAGTCGGGCGGCTGGGACGGCGGCCTGGGACGACACTCCCTGGCCGGCTTCTCTGCCGGAGGCAAGGCCCACACCGTGACGACCTCGCTGGATTTTTCCAAGGAAGTGACACGGGCCAAGCCGATCTACATGCCTGAGGAGGGCACCGAGGTCGAACAGGCCGCCATGGCCTTCCACGCGAAAAAAGACCACCCCAGCTTTGCCCTGTTGCCCGGCAAGCAAGTCGTCGCGCGCAACTTCCGCACCAACGGCGCGTTGCCCATTGCAGGCGCGCCGTATTACGAACCGTGCATGGATGATCGGCAAAAACGCCTGACCAGCGCCGCCGGGACCGGCGAGTTCAATAGCGGCGAGCGCATGGACGGCATGTCGTTCACCGGCTCTTCGACCTTTACTGCGGATCGTCCACGGATCTACAAGGCAGCCAATATTCAGTTCGACGCGGTGTACAACAAGGTTGGCTACCATTTTCCGCAAGCGCGCATTCTGGCCTTGTGGGAAGACGCCTGGCCGGTGATCACCAAGCAGCGTCCGCCAGAACCTCTGGTGATGCGCATGAACACCTTTGACTGCGTGCAGTACCAGCAGACCAACCTGGTGCCGGCCACCTATGAGATGGACGATTATCAGGTCCGGACCCCCACCGACGTCATTGGCCAACACATCCACTTGCCTAAATGGGACCTGACTGCCGCAGACGGCTCGGCCAACGGCTGGAACTATGAAGACGGTGTGCTTTCCCCCGGCGCCGTGCAGGAACGCATCCATGCCATCCGCACGTTCAACCAGTGCACTGGGGCCGATGTGCGTGATGGCACCCCAGCCTGTCCGAAAGCCAAAAATCACCCGTACTTCGGCCAGTTCGGCCGGGCTGACTGGGTGGGTGCGCGCACAGCGATGCAACGCTGGTTTGTCGACCCTGTGGTCAATATCAAAGGCATCGACCGTGGTCTGGGCACCATCTTTACCCACGACCATCTGGGCCCGTCGACCCATCAACAGATTGGCCTGTACGCCACCGTGCTGGCCGAACCGGCCGGTTCCACCTGGTTCCACGCCGAAACCGGCGAGCCCCTCTACAGCGGCGCGCGTCAGGACGGCGGGCCGACCTCGTGGCAAGCCGTGGTGTCCACCGGTGACCTGGACGGCGATGGCAAGAACGACAGCTTCCGTGAGTTCTTCCTCGAATACAGCGATTTCCAGCACGCCTATGAAGCCGGTGTGTATGTGGGCGCAGGGCCCAATGGCGTGCCCAATCCCCAGGCGTTTCCGGCCACAGCGGACAGCTTCCGCTACGCCATCAACCCGCCGGTGCGCAGTAATGCCAGCAGCTTGCTCGAAGGCATTGTCGAAGTGCAGGGTGGACGGGTCGCGGGTTGCCCAACTCGTCCATGCCCACAGGCCATCTCCGTGGATGACCCTGGCATGTTCGTGATCAATTATCGCAATGAACCGCTGGCGTTGCGGGTTTACGACCCGAACAAGGTCGGCCCCGACGGCAAGCGTGGCATGCAGGCGGACGGCCTGGGCGGCGACCTCTCGTATGCCCTGCAAAGCCGCACCGACCGGGCGATTCCGGCCATGAACCTGGCGCCCAACCTGATCACGTCCGCCACCGGACCAACCGGCGGCACCACCCTGTTTCCGCCGCACATCAACCGGGGTGGCGCCGAACCGGGCGACCCGTTCACACCAATGCTGCGTACTTACACGGGTGACAATGTGCGGCTGCGGGTACATGCCGGTGGTCATGAAGAAGAGCACAACGTGACGCTGCACGGCGTGAAGTGGCTGCAAAGCGGCTCGGGCTTCGGCAGCAGTTCCAACTCCGGATGGCGCGCTTCGCAGATGATCGGGATTTCCGAGCAGATGGGCTTTATCGCACCGATCTCGATGTTGTCCAGTTCGGCGGCGACCACCGGGGATTACCTGTACTCGATGGACGCTTCGATCGAAGGTTACTGGAGCGGGATCTGGGGTGTGATGCGCAACTACACCGCCCAGCGTACCGACCTGTTTGCGCTGCCGAACAACCCGAAACCGGCCGGTATGCGCAACACCGTGGCCTTCGACGGCTCGTGCCCAAGAATCAGCGCCAACCCCAATGGCATCGGTACCCGTCCCACTGTGCAGCGCAACTATGAAGTCGTCGCCGCACTGGCCAACGACATCCTCGGCAATCCGTTGGGGCTGACCCTCGGCGATCCGGCAGGCATTGGCCAGCATGTGGGCGGGCCGTTGAAACCCGCTGGCGGGACCCTGGTGTACAACTCGCGGCCGGTGAGTATCCCCCGTGTCACTGTGACCGATCCCGAGGACGGGGTAACCATGACCATCGGCGGCCAGAGCGGCCCGCTGCATGACCCGACCGCCATCCTCTATGTACGCAAGGCCGACCTGGACCCGGTCAGCGGCAAGCTCAAACCCGGCGTTCCCGTCGAGCCGCTGGTGTTGCGCGCAACGGCCGGGGACTGCATCAACATCACACTGGAAAACCGTCTGCCGAGTGTCATGCCCGACCTGACCCAGACCGCCGTGATGCAGGGTGTGGTCAAGCGTGATCGAAATGGCAGTGACGGCTCGAGCACCTTCAGCAACAACCTGATGCGTCCGTCCAGCCATGTTGGTCTGCATGCGCAACTGCTGGCGTATGACATCACCAAGTCCGATGGCGCCAACGTGGGGGCGAACCCGGTGCAGACCGTGGCTCCCAGGGCTGGCAACAGCGGTGCCTACCCGACCCGCACCTATCAGTACTACGCCGGTCACCTGGAGCGTGAAGGCAAGCCGATCACGCAACTGGGGCGCAGTGTCGACAACATCAACGCCACGGCCGTGGAGTTTGGCGGGCTGAATTTCACCCCGTCGGATGTGATCAAGCAGCCGCAGAAAGGCCTGGGGGGTGCCATGAGTATCCTGCCGGTGGGGGCCACCTGGGTTGACGATATCCGCAAGGTCAATGCCAGCGTGACTGCGCCGGGCCAGGCTGTTTATCGCGACTTTGCGATGGTCTGGCAAAAAGCCCTGAATATCCGCTGGGCGGGTGGCCGGCCAGTGGAAGGTATTGCGGCTGAAGGCCTGGGGGTACCTACGGATCCGCAGGACAACTCCAGCATGGCGATCAACTACAAGGCCGAACCGCTGTGGTACCGCTTCGGGCTGGCCCCCGATGCACCGTTCGGCCACGCAGAGGGCGGTGGCTACGCTGACGTGCCCAATGCGCACATGGCGTACAGCAACGCCCTGGTGGGAGGCGATCCGCAAACCCCTGTGCTCTATGTGAAACCGGGGCAACCGTTCCGCACCCACATCCTGATGCCTACCGGCGGCAGTCGTGGCAGCACGTTCCAGCTGGACGGACACGTGTGGTCAGTCAACCCGTTCCAGTCGGAAAAAAGCGACACCGGTGGCTATCCGATGGGTACGCCTGGCGTGGGCTCGGTACGGTTTGGCCTTAACCCGATGTCGATGTACATCGGCGCCCATGAAAGCGTCCTTCCGGCGGCGCACTTCAGCTTCATGCACCCAAGTGCCGGGGGCATCAATGCAATACCGGGGGACTACCTCTTCCGGGATTACGCCGCCTACGGCAACACCGCCGGGTTGTGGGGATTGTTACGGGTATCCAATGAGCTGGAACCTGCGCCGACGCCTTGA
- a CDS encoding lytic transglycosylase domain-containing protein, producing the protein MTRTMTTTLLGALLMSAVVHADVFVSRDANGSYVLSNVHRPGRHYERVIRESAEVQAQTGIDQQPQMIAAQPYAEMVLAAAAANELPAALLSAVIQHESNYDPRATSPKGAGGLMQLMPDTAREMGVTDVYDPQSNIQGGAKYLKRMMTLFGNDIALAVAAYNAGPQAVLSRGGVIPPFAETQRYVPSVLRQYRRLQGLPADSPL; encoded by the coding sequence ATGACCAGGACAATGACCACGACACTGCTTGGCGCATTGCTGATGAGCGCTGTCGTACACGCCGATGTGTTTGTATCCCGGGATGCCAATGGCAGCTACGTGCTGTCCAACGTTCACCGCCCCGGGCGGCATTATGAACGTGTGATTCGCGAGTCGGCAGAGGTCCAGGCCCAGACCGGCATTGATCAACAGCCGCAGATGATTGCCGCACAACCCTATGCCGAGATGGTGCTGGCGGCAGCGGCTGCCAATGAGTTACCGGCTGCGCTGTTGTCCGCAGTGATTCAGCACGAGTCCAACTACGACCCCAGGGCAACATCACCCAAAGGTGCGGGCGGGTTGATGCAGTTGATGCCCGATACAGCCCGGGAGATGGGGGTCACGGACGTCTACGACCCCCAGTCCAATATTCAGGGCGGGGCCAAGTACCTCAAACGCATGATGACCCTGTTCGGCAACGATATTGCCCTGGCCGTAGCGGCCTACAACGCCGGGCCGCAAGCCGTGCTCAGTCGTGGCGGAGTGATTCCTCCGTTTGCCGAAACCCAGCGTTATGTGCCCAGCGTCCTGCGCCAGTACCGGCGTTTGCAGGGTCTGCCTGCGGACTCGCCGCTGTGA
- the gspG gene encoding type II secretion system major pseudopilin GspG — MNQRMCHAPRTQHGFTLLELLVVLVVLGLLAGIVAPKYFAQLGRSEVKVAKAQIEGLGKALDLYRLEVGHYPSTEQGLQALVTAPSDETRWTGPYLQKKLPQDPWGRNYTYRYPGENGEYDLLSLGKDGQPGGEGENAEITSWQ; from the coding sequence ATGAATCAGCGTATGTGTCATGCACCGCGAACCCAGCACGGGTTCACCCTGCTCGAATTGTTGGTGGTACTGGTGGTCCTCGGGCTATTGGCGGGCATCGTCGCGCCGAAGTATTTCGCCCAGCTGGGCCGTTCCGAAGTGAAAGTGGCCAAGGCGCAAATCGAGGGCCTGGGCAAGGCTCTGGATTTGTACCGACTGGAAGTCGGCCATTACCCTTCCACTGAACAGGGCTTGCAGGCACTGGTCACAGCGCCCAGCGATGAAACCCGCTGGACAGGCCCGTACCTGCAGAAAAAGCTGCCCCAGGACCCATGGGGACGTAACTACACCTACCGCTACCCCGGTGAAAACGGTGAGTACGACCTGCTGTCCCTGGGCAAGGACGGACAACCCGGTGGAGAAGGCGAAAACGCCGAAATCACCAGCTGGCAATGA
- a CDS encoding type II secretion system F family protein: MRFHLKAVGKTGVVSMTVEAQGDSEARRMVEDQGMRVVSLQAERRWRAWHLHQRETFNLVLFSQELTTLLNAGLPLIDALESLAEKENAPQARKTLSELVRLLYEGKSFSQALAQLSAVFPPLYVALVQSSEKTGAVGEALGRYVSYRQRMDEVRQKIVSASIYPLLLLVVGSGVVLFLMGYVVPRFSLVFEGLGENLPWLSQVLMNGGMFLHAHQGEFFGAVVAIIVAISFLQRRPAFRRAVGRLIEKVPAVHQRIVMYELARFYRSLGILLQGGIPLVTAMGMVRGLLTVASSQRLDQACERVREGQSLSAALELNHLVTPVSLRLLRAGEQSGNLGQMMERSADFYDEEVGRWIEWFVRLFEPLLMTFIGLLIGVIVILMYIPIFELASSIH, translated from the coding sequence ATGCGCTTTCATCTCAAGGCAGTGGGCAAAACCGGTGTGGTCTCGATGACCGTCGAAGCTCAGGGCGATAGCGAAGCCCGGCGCATGGTCGAGGATCAGGGCATGCGCGTGGTCAGCCTGCAGGCCGAGCGCCGCTGGCGGGCGTGGCATCTGCATCAGCGCGAGACCTTCAACCTGGTGTTGTTCAGCCAGGAGTTGACCACCTTGCTCAACGCCGGTCTGCCGTTGATCGATGCGCTGGAAAGCCTGGCCGAAAAGGAAAACGCCCCCCAGGCCCGTAAAACCCTGAGTGAGCTGGTTCGCCTGCTGTACGAGGGCAAATCCTTCTCACAGGCATTGGCCCAATTGTCGGCGGTGTTCCCTCCGCTGTACGTTGCCCTGGTGCAATCGAGCGAGAAAACCGGGGCCGTGGGTGAGGCGCTGGGGCGATATGTCAGCTACCGGCAGCGCATGGACGAGGTTCGGCAGAAGATCGTCAGTGCATCGATCTACCCTCTCCTCCTGCTGGTGGTGGGCAGTGGCGTGGTGCTGTTCTTGATGGGTTACGTGGTGCCCCGCTTCAGCCTAGTGTTCGAAGGCCTGGGCGAGAATTTACCGTGGTTGTCGCAGGTGCTGATGAATGGCGGGATGTTCCTGCACGCCCATCAGGGCGAGTTTTTCGGTGCCGTGGTGGCAATCATCGTTGCCATCTCCTTCCTCCAGCGCCGACCGGCCTTTCGTCGGGCAGTTGGCCGATTGATCGAAAAAGTGCCGGCGGTCCATCAGCGCATCGTCATGTACGAACTGGCGCGATTTTATCGCTCCCTGGGCATTTTGCTGCAAGGCGGCATTCCGCTGGTGACGGCCATGGGAATGGTCCGTGGTCTGCTGACGGTGGCGTCCAGCCAGCGCCTGGATCAGGCCTGCGAACGGGTGCGCGAAGGTCAGTCGCTATCGGCGGCGCTGGAGCTCAACCACTTGGTGACGCCAGTCTCCCTGCGCCTGCTGAGGGCGGGTGAACAGTCCGGTAATCTGGGGCAGATGATGGAGCGCAGCGCCGACTTCTATGACGAAGAAGTCGGTCGCTGGATCGAATGGTTCGTACGCCTGTTCGAGCCCCTGCTGATGACCTTCATCGGCCTGCTGATCGGGGTCATCGTGATCTTGATGTACATCCCGATTTTCGAACTGGCCTCCAGCATTCATTGA
- a CDS encoding IS3 family transposase (programmed frameshift): MPYYSSERRAALLKMLLPPLSLTMAEVSRREGVSEMSLSNWRKQFRSEGNVVSETKPSSQNWSAETKFAIVLEAAGLAEIDLGEYCRRKGLYPEQIATWRQSFISGQKSEKSQQKDDREQARKDKKRIQELERELRRKDKALAETAALLVLRKKPQRLLGDRQRGQLTSLPERQLLVAWLVEAVVAGARKVLACREVGLSLRTLQRWTETQVLQADARTTTVRPTPRNALSEIERQAIVTLCNSPAYAHLPPSQIVPRLADEARYLASEATFYRILRAAGQQQHRGRSQRPRRYAAPTTHAAQAPNQVWSWDITYLPSPIRGKYYYLYLIEDIYSRKAVGWEVYEEESGEKAAALLQRSVIGEQCLYEPLVLHSDNGAPMKSLTLLSKMYDLGITPSRGRPRVSNDNPYSESLFRTLKYCPQWPQAGFASLDAARVWVRDFMRWYNNEHRHSRIRFVTPSERHRGLDHQILARRHDLYERARKKSPERWSGQTRNWEPIGTVMLNPDREQQAEKRAA; encoded by the exons GTGCCGTATTATTCATCTGAACGTAGAGCCGCATTGCTCAAGATGCTGCTTCCCCCGCTGAGCCTGACGATGGCCGAGGTTTCCCGGCGCGAAGGGGTCAGCGAAATGTCTTTGTCCAACTGGCGCAAACAGTTCAGATCCGAAGGGAATGTAGTGTCCGAAACCAAGCCGTCATCCCAGAACTGGTCAGCCGAAACCAAGTTCGCCATTGTCCTTGAAGCCGCCGGTTTGGCCGAAATCGACCTGGGAGAATATTGCCGCCGCAAAGGACTTTATCCCGAACAGATCGCCACCTGGCGACAGTCATTTATCAGCGGCCAAAAGTCTGAAAAGTCCCAGCAAAAAGACGACCGCGAACAAGCGCGTAAAGACAAGAAACGCATCCAGGAACTTGAGCGTGAACTGCGCCGCAAAGACAAGGCGCTGGCCGAAACCGCCGCGCTGTTGGTGCTGCGAAAAAAGC CTCAACGATTACTGGGGGATCGACAGCGAGGACAACTGACCTCTTTGCCGGAACGGCAGTTGCTCGTAGCTTGGCTGGTCGAAGCAGTGGTGGCCGGGGCCCGAAAAGTCCTGGCATGCCGAGAGGTAGGGCTGTCGCTCAGAACCTTGCAACGGTGGACCGAAACGCAGGTGCTTCAAGCCGATGCCCGCACGACCACCGTGCGGCCTACGCCGCGTAATGCCTTGAGCGAGATCGAGCGGCAAGCCATCGTGACGCTGTGCAACAGCCCGGCATACGCCCATCTGCCTCCGAGCCAGATCGTTCCGCGTCTGGCTGACGAAGCACGTTATCTGGCGTCGGAGGCCACGTTTTATCGCATCTTGCGAGCGGCGGGCCAGCAACAGCATCGAGGCCGTAGCCAGCGTCCCCGGCGCTACGCAGCACCGACAACGCACGCTGCGCAAGCGCCCAACCAGGTGTGGTCGTGGGACATCACGTACTTGCCGTCGCCGATACGGGGCAAGTATTACTACCTGTATTTGATCGAGGATATTTACAGCCGCAAGGCCGTGGGCTGGGAAGTTTACGAAGAAGAAAGCGGCGAAAAAGCCGCTGCGCTGCTGCAGCGCAGCGTGATCGGCGAGCAGTGTTTATACGAGCCGCTGGTGCTGCACTCGGACAATGGAGCACCGATGAAATCGCTGACGCTGTTGAGCAAGATGTACGACCTGGGCATTACGCCGTCCCGTGGTCGGCCGCGAGTGAGCAATGACAATCCGTACTCGGAGTCACTGTTTAGAACGCTGAAATATTGCCCGCAATGGCCGCAGGCAGGCTTCGCCAGCCTGGATGCCGCACGGGTCTGGGTGAGGGATTTTATGCGCTGGTATAACAACGAGCATCGGCATAGCCGGATCCGCTTCGTCACGCCGTCAGAGCGCCATCGTGGGTTGGATCATCAGATCCTGGCTCGGCGGCATGACCTGTACGAACGAGCTCGGAAGAAAAGCCCGGAACGCTGGTCAGGTCAGACGCGTAACTGGGAGCCAATAGGGACGGTGATGCTGAACCCGGATCGGGAGCAGCAGGCCGAGAAAAGAGCGGCATAG
- a CDS encoding metalloregulator ArsR/SmtB family transcription factor: MLEGMGRTQQDLLKALLYSPAGMSIDELAHSLGVTRTAIRQHLAALERDGLVMRGATRPTGRRPEQLHQLTDHAKELFPRQYPLLANLLIDQVAGLLGEQALSQLMQGLGRKLASDLEPEVVDEARIVQYMNHSGYEAQVFFRSSGEPEIVAHNCIFHQLAKAHPVVCELDLALIGALGGGKAEHLECMVRGGQVCRFNVVR, encoded by the coding sequence ATGCTGGAAGGAATGGGGCGAACCCAACAGGACTTGTTGAAGGCATTGCTGTACTCACCTGCGGGAATGAGCATTGATGAGCTTGCCCACAGTCTGGGGGTGACACGCACTGCGATTCGCCAGCATCTTGCTGCGCTGGAGCGCGACGGTCTGGTCATGCGGGGCGCCACCAGGCCCACCGGGCGGCGCCCCGAACAGCTCCACCAATTGACCGACCACGCAAAGGAGCTGTTCCCGCGCCAATACCCGCTGCTGGCCAACTTGCTGATCGATCAGGTCGCAGGTCTGCTCGGAGAGCAGGCGCTGTCCCAGTTGATGCAGGGCCTGGGCCGCAAGCTGGCCAGCGATCTTGAACCTGAAGTTGTCGATGAAGCGCGCATCGTTCAGTACATGAACCACTCGGGATACGAAGCGCAGGTGTTCTTCAGATCATCGGGCGAACCGGAGATTGTGGCCCACAACTGCATTTTTCATCAGTTGGCCAAAGCCCATCCCGTGGTGTGCGAACTGGACCTGGCATTGATCGGTGCCCTGGGCGGTGGCAAGGCAGAGCATCTTGAATGCATGGTGCGTGGCGGGCAGGTCTGCCGCTTTAACGTGGTCAGGTAA
- a CDS encoding GNAT family N-acetyltransferase, with product MVIRLTHTRDWMLLKHVRLAALLDAPTAFGVSHETAANDTDAQWQERASSEVGTKFWLAIKDGKPVGMIGAVIQGHRYNVIAMWVAPDFRGSGAAAQLVGAVKRQALQDGHEFIYLDVSADNARASSFYLKHGFIFMNEWETLESHPHIKVQTMTCAVRK from the coding sequence ATGGTCATTCGCTTGACGCATACCAGGGACTGGATGCTTTTGAAGCACGTACGCCTTGCAGCGCTTTTGGACGCACCCACAGCGTTTGGAGTGAGCCATGAAACGGCGGCCAATGACACCGATGCCCAGTGGCAAGAGCGCGCTTCGTCAGAAGTCGGGACGAAATTCTGGTTGGCCATCAAGGACGGCAAGCCGGTTGGCATGATCGGGGCCGTGATCCAGGGCCACCGTTACAACGTGATCGCCATGTGGGTCGCACCTGACTTTCGCGGTTCTGGCGCAGCCGCTCAACTGGTGGGCGCTGTCAAACGCCAGGCGTTGCAGGACGGGCATGAGTTCATTTATCTGGACGTATCTGCGGACAACGCAAGGGCCTCCAGCTTCTACCTGAAACACGGTTTCATCTTTATGAATGAGTGGGAAACTTTAGAAAGCCACCCCCATATAAAAGTCCAGACCATGACGTGCGCGGTGCGCAAATAA